Part of the Pseudoliparis swirei isolate HS2019 ecotype Mariana Trench chromosome 18, NWPU_hadal_v1, whole genome shotgun sequence genome is shown below.
TCATAATCCTTGAGCATTTGCATGCTGTCAAAGCTTCCTGCATGAGGTCACTCACTCGTTCACTCCTGACTCACTCAGGTCACAGAAGGCCATCGTTCAACTTTGAGTGTCTGCGCAGACAAAGTAGCCAGGACGAGCTTCCACATCCGCGTACTGCTCTACCACTGCACCTTATGCAGCACCAGGTAACACCGGCTGCTCATTTCTCTTGTGTTTGCTCACATACATTGCTTTGATCACTGTCTCACATCTTTGACATGTTTGGAATGTATTCATTTTTTCCCTCAGTCTCGAagtgtaattatttaaaacgtGCATTTGTTGAAGCAGGATACATTGTGCACACATCCTTCTGGAGGTTGTAGTAACATGTGCCTGTTGTGTATAAGTTTGTGGCTCTCCTGATCCAACAGGTTATGGCTGTAGCAGGCCTGGACTCCAGCAGAGCCCACCACCTCTCCCCAACCCGCTCCACCCGCTCCTGGGCCACGCCTCCTGCCACACCGGCCAGTAAAGATCAGTCACCGTATTACACCCCTCTCATCCGTGTGGACCACCCACACAGGGACAGCGCTGCTAGCAGCCAAATATCTGTGCGCAAGAGCTCCTGGTACACAGATGACCCCGAGTTCTCCCAGAGGATGCACTCACCTGTCCACCTGCAGGTGCCACCTGAATACCACAACCAGTACCACCAGAAGAGAGGCAGCGCCACCAGCCTTGTGGAAGCGGTGAGTTTTAGGCTTGATAGGGATGtcgggagaggagaggtgtgtgtgaccAAAATAATGTTGTCCCAGGCACAGATTCATGCTGCTCAAAAGGAAATGTGACAAGCCAGGTGACTAAAACAAGAACATTCCACAGTAACATATGTGTCCTCTCATTCTGTCGAGCAGGTTTTGATATCAGAAGGGCTTGGGAGATATGCCAAGGATCCCAAGTTTGTCGCTGCCACAAAGCACGAGATAGCAGATGCATGTGAGATGACAATAGATGAGATGGAGAGTGCCGCCAGCCACCTGCTGAATGGAGGGATCGCCCCGAGCACCAACGGGGTCAACGTGTTCCCCCTGCTGACTCCAAGGGACTATGAGCTGCAGGACACTGCAGCCAGCTACAGCGACGAGGAGCCAGACACAGAACCCAGAGCTCCTTATGAGGAGGACCTGGCGGACGAGATGATCTGCATCACGACTTTATAGCAGTGGCTGGATCTCATGAAAAGCTACAACTTAGAACCTTTGTCTGACAAAAATCattgaaaatattttaaaaaagaaatgcatcTGATGGCTCTGACCAAAAGAAGTGCCTTTTACATTGAAGAGAAAAGGCATATAGAAGAGAGACACATTAGTCCCGTTCATTTAATTGTTCTCATAACAGAGCCAGATATCATCCCTGCTGAGCACAGAGAGACTGACTGCACCCTCCTGGCAAAGGCCTCGAGCTGGACGTGACAGACAGGTTCAgcctgcagccaatcagatgtgtTTATATTGATGCCCGTCAAAACTGGACCAATTGGCAAAGGTGTGAGATACTCTCTAGGGCGGGTCTCTCAAGGTGATGACAATCAGATGTACGATGTCATTACCTCGGTCACTTTATTAACGTTTGGCATATCATGCAAGTTTTCAATGCAAGCATAGAAAGGCATATCTCCTCCCCTAGTTGTTAGTATGACTTGATCCCTTTGTTGTTATTGCAGACCGTTTTAATGATTGCTACAGCTGAGTCAAAAAGTGAAGAGTACCAGTAGAGTTGTACCAGATTATGCAGGAAATAACTGTCCTACTTATAGCTTCGTTCAACTTGAGATGTGTACTTTTAAAGCGACAAAAGCATTTGTGATAAATGCACTAGCAGGCAGGTTATTTTAAATTCTTAGAATATCCTGATTAATATTTCATAGTTGATATGCTGTAAATTGTATTATAGAACAAAAGAAACTTTGTAAAAAGATATTCTATATTTTGTAATTATGTATAATTTACAAGATCAGCAATATGGACCCTTGTGACTCCTGTTATGCTATAAAAGCAGACTTGCATTAATTTATTTGGTAGGTTCTGATATTTATTTGCCTTTTCTTTGCTAATATGCACCCTTTATTTTGCCGATGAAAACAGCATTTTTAAGAGGTTCTACTTGTGTGACATTACTACTGCACAAGATATGCAAATTGCTTTGATTTCTTAGTTTAGGAGTACATGTGTTACTTCATTAAACCAACACCAGTTGCATAAGGTTAAGCCCCCTTTAAAGGAGCATTTTATGAATCCAGCGCTGAAATTTTATACAGATGTGATGAACACGtttgtttgcatattttgtgcaGGGCATACACAATAATTTAAAATGCATAGTGCATTAAGAATGCTGCTTTTTAAGTTAGTTTCAGAGTCAAACCTAGGTTTCGTCAGCCCCCACTGAAATGCCTTTTTGCTGCAGAAAGAACGAGAAATGATAGATGGTAATAACAGGGATAAATGAATATGTCTCATAGTTTGTGCCGGGATGACATGCTCTTTGTTGATGGCGTAATTCCATTAAACCGTCGTACTGAATCTTGGCAATCACATCTTAGCCTTCATGTAGTGTGCGAGTCCTCGCAGCCTGTGGTGGCAggagacgcacgcacacatccaAAGGTCAGAAACAATCCAACGTGTGTTGAAGTGGAAGGACAGAGGGAGTCCTGGTGTCATGACGCTGGACAGAGGCTAAGCAATACTAAGCCCTCGCCCCTTTCTCTCTCAGCCGGCCTGGTTCCTGCATTCAGTCCAGTAGACCTTGTCGTTAGGCACCAGTAACAACATATCATTGTCTCAACTTACCTGTCTGTCACAGTGTCCCACCGTGGAGTCTTTGATTAGGTAGGATTGAAACtccgtgtcccccccccccatcagatgTATTAATGAGAAAACTCACCCTGGATGCATAACGAAGAGCAACTGAAGCCCACAAGTTAGAACAAAAGACAACTAAACatctttatgttttatatcaATTTCCATTTATTGATGTATAACTAGACGGTTActggaataaataaacataagtGGGCTTTTTCAGTCATTACCATAGAGAGTTTGAATTCGAACTACGGATATTTAGGGTTAATGTGTCGTTCATGAGTGTTTGATTTGTAGGCGAGTGCGTACTGTACTCTAATTCAACCGAATACTGTCATGAAAATGTAGGTTTTCCATTTTGTGTGCACATTGAAAGGGCTCTTTGAATTGTTTgtgagtgaaaaaaaaaatgtgttctagTCCTTTTGTTGATGACTGTCATATAAAAGGACCAATGCACATAACAGGCACATTGTACTATTCGTAGCAATTACAGTACTGATGAACTGAAGATATGCATTATTTTGtaaacacttttaaaagttGTGTTAAACTAAAGATGAAAATAACTTACTTTTACCTCATGTCAGGGATtcctgaaaaaataaaatgatgattTGGTTCAGTCTATACCAATGGTATTTAAATATTAGCACATAGCTGTTTGTCTTTGCACAAGTAACTGTATAGTGCTTTTGTTTCTCCTTTTTCAAAACAGATTTGTGTATTAAGGTGAGACATTTTTGTACTGTTTGTGGATGTGTGTATGGTTTAGTGGAATCTATATTTGTCATTTACACCTCACCTTACAATGCTGGGAATGAaagagtattaaaaaaaatattttcaaggTGCAATGTTTCTCTGTTCTCGGAGGtagagaaaaaaattaaatgttaaaGTACCAGTTTACAGAGAAACACATATTGATTTGAACGTTTCTATTAGTTTTCTTCATATTGTTATGATTATAATTACTATTACAACTATTAATGTTCTGAAAGCTGTATTAAAATAGACGATAATGTAAAATATGTACAAAAGTATGAAAAGACCCATGGTAATGTTCTCTACTTGAAAGTCTTGATATTTTGCTccttaatgtttttattcagtAAACATAATTTATCTTAGTAGCAAATGCTTTACTATGaccttctgtttttttttattgatacatattttgtatttttaattttattttggccTTGACTTTATTTGAATCGATACTGATATTTTATGTTCTATTGATTACAATTGAATAAACTTATGCTGAATTGCGTGTCTGGTTTATTTCATTCTGCCCTTTTTAGAGACACTGGACACCACTAGAAGTATGTACCATTAAATAAAATGGATCGTCAAATCACTTGTAAAATCACAATTAATTTATCACagttttaaaacacaaacatgtgaaCAGATGAATATACATTTCAAGCAGGAGACACTTTGTTGGCAACCTCTACGGCTGTTGTTGCCTCTGAGGCCTCATCGTCCAGCGACGGCTCTTTCCCACACAGCAGGAAGGGTACCGCGTACTTACGGAACTAGGGAAAGCTAAATAAACCACAGCGTAAAACTTTTTGCTCAGACTAAACATACTATCTCCACTTTGCATTAACATTCAAACATTCAGCTGCTATAGCTCAAGGTGCATTATTGTGCACATGAAATACATCAAAATCATATAAGTTATATGTGCTGTATGTAACTAATAGTTAACAATATTGTTGAATATATTATTTGAATAAATCTTATTTTCAAATAAACTACAACTTAAAagattctattttttttcattaacCCAATTTGTAGAACATATAATCAGTGTATAAAGCTTTTATTATTGGTTCAACATTATAACTAATGTAGAATAAACTGTTGGTCGTAACGCCATTGTAATCATGTTAAATATCTCTTTGTGGGAGCATTTATTGTTAATTGTTGACAATGATTTtacattaataaacacattaaaaagtatttatattcaattcaattcagttttttcaattcagtttatttgtatagcccaatttcacaaattacaaatttatctcggagtgctttacaatctgtacacatagacatccctgccccaaaacctcgcatcggataaggaaaaactcccaaataacccttcagggggggggaaagggaataaaccttcaggagagcaacagaggaggatccctctccaggatggacagatgtaatgtgtacagaaggacagatttagagttaaaatacattcaatgaatgtgacagagtgtatgaatagttcgtagtaggcatattccacgatggagacctccacgatccatcaggcagatggaggtagagaggaggagtgggcggagtctcaacaggacagtggcgtggtcggtagcaggaattccatgacccagacctcgatgatccatcaggcagataggatctatgccgtctcatagggtccgatgaccccatgagacgtgaagtcaaaaggactccggggagaaagcagagttagtaatgtgtgatggagagatgaaaatacatccctaaggagagaaaaaagaggagataggtgctcagtgcatcctaaaacgtcccccggcagctatcagcctatagcagcatatcaaggggccggaccaggtgaacctgattcagccccaactataagctctgtcaaagaggaaagtcttaagtctactcttaaatgaggtgactgtgtctgcctcccagactgaaattggaagctggttccataaaagaggagcttgataactaaaggcttaTATCTGCTTACAACTAAATTATATTGTGTTATACACTATTTATTAAAAGTGCATTGAGTGCTAATAAATACTTAATAGGGGGGTTCGGTAAAGTGTTACAAACTACTTTTGCTATGATAGAGTAAAGTAGTAGAAGTGTTTCGttagtcattaaaaaaataagaataaagtaATTCTATAAAAAAAGACATCATAGGGGAACTGTTATTACATAACATTGTGTTTAGACTATCCTAAAACGAGTTATACTGTCCATGAATACCACTAGATGGTGCTAACGTGATCCACAGCAAACTTTTCCtacattttaaattcaattgTTGTTTGTACGTGGTGCACTATTACCTGTTTATTGAGGAAAATGTAGATGACAGGGTTGAACACAGTGCTGCTCTTGGCCAGGTAAACAGGCACCGTGCCCACCAACGGGTGGACCTCCACATCAGGGTTGTAGACCACCAGCATGGCCAGGCCGGCATAGGGCAACCAGCTGATCATAGAGGTCAGCACCATCAGAACCACCATGGACGccacctttctctcttctttagcTACTGCACCATCTTCAAGACAGGCCATCTTTGACACCTGTAACACAGAATATTGTTTTAAATAGTCAAGGCCATTGGTTTATTCACACGACTACCATTGCAGCATGTCGCTATACATCATATGATTAATCGTGGTAGAAATACTCCTCTACGGAACGAAATGTTTTTAATGGATACAAAAAGTTGTATAGCACCTCAAATTGTAAGTACAGTATTAAAGTACAGGTTTTTACAGAAGACACTTTCCACCACTGCCTGTGACGAATCCACTTTTATAAATACTCACCTGGTGTAATGTCCACATTAACTTTGTGTAGGATGCCAAGATAAGTGCAAAGGGAACTGCAAAGCACACAGCAAAGTAAGCTAGGATGTAGGAGACGTTTTGAGGGTCCCGGTTGTCCCAGTCAGGCGCACAGGACGTCCCAACGCCCTCCAGCTCATACCTGCCCCAGCCGAACAGGGGGGGTAAGTTCCACGTGAGGGACCACGACCAGGACAAGGCAATACCTCTAACTGCATGCTTTTTTTGGAAGAGTATCTGCCCCAAGGGCTTACACACAACAAACATCCTCTCCACTGCGATCAGAGCAACTGTGCATAGAGATGTGATGCCTGCGAACAGCAAGGGAAAGCAAAGTCAGGGGGACTCATGGGAGGAGCACGGAGGGGCCTGCTGTTTCATAAATGTGTGCTGTGGCTAAATGAGAATGATGTCAACACAGAGATGAAATGTATCATCCTTTCAAATGAGAGGATATACATGTCACGTATACTGCATGTGCTGCTTTTTTTACTCACCAAACAGGGCCACTGAAAAGCCCTCCATCACGCAGCCGGTTCTTCGCAGGGAGAAGTACCCCTGGGCGTTGTTGACCACAGACAGCACCCCTCCGGTCATGGCTGTGCCCAGGTCCGCCACAGCCATGTTCACCAGAGCGTAGTTGAGCGGCTGCCTCAGCTGCTTGTGCATGAGGGACACAATGATCACCGTAGCGTTGAGGATGATGGCCGGACCGGTAAAAATTGCCATAATGATGGAGAGCATGATGAAGCCAGTGCGTGACAGAGCGGGTTCCTCATGTGGACCCACATAGTAAGAAGCATTTAAGAAATAAACTGATGGTTGCATGGATGCAAAGCTTTAGAAGAGTGGTCAGGTCGAGTCCCAGAGCCTCTGGTGTGCAATATCTCACTACCAGAGTGTGACAGCTGAGATTAGATGCCCATAGTCTGAGCATAAATCCTTCAGATCTAGACTTAACTAAGAGTAATTCCTCCAAATGATGATCCTTGATCCCTCACCATTTACTTGATTGTAGGCACTGAAATAGGCTCCACAGTGCTCCTCACCAGGATCAGTTCTCTAAGCAATGCAAAAAAGAAATGCTCAAAGGAGGTATGTCTGTAAACACAGTGAATATTGATGAGGGCTGATGatctctttctgtttctctctcattccctttttTTCGTCTTTGATCGCCTTTGCTTACCTGACATAAACCAGGGATCAGAGAAAGTTGAGTCAGCAGTCAGGTCAACTTATGTATAGAGCATATGTGATAACAACAGGTGTGTACCAAACCGCTTCACAGAATCATTcaataagatgttttttttaagtaaacgaTGGCGTtggcataaaaaaaagaaatggatcACTTAGTGTTCTGCCTTTTGGTCGCAGTGAGTCGGCTGCTGCCTCGTGGAAAAGCTGCACGTGAGACAAGCATGAATGACTTACTCCCAAATAAAGAGAGTTAGTCAAAGACTCAAATAGATTagaaattaacattttatgaaagaaagaaataatgtgTATGCATAATCCTCTttcttaaaacattttttaaattcaactcAAATGTGTAAAATGACTGACACATTGTTTGATTTCAGTCTGATGTCAAACCATCAATATTCATGAATTGAAACACTTGAATGTACTTTGGTGGACATTTCCTTGTATTTCCTTTAATATTACGAaagcattttaattattttaattcaataGACTTACGTAGAAGAAGccacaaaatagtttgtttgtttaaaaatatatttttgtcaaTCAGTATGTGAGAAAGATTGACTCGTCGAGTCGTATACAGCTTAAATGCATCTTTGCAAACTTATGTCTGAAAATGTCttgatggatagatatataaatagatagatagatagaaagatagatagatagatagatagatagatggatcgaTCTTTCCTTGTTTTAGTTGATAATCGTTTGGTTTCGCCAATAGGGAATATaatgatggaaatatacatCCAACCCAGTGCAGACATTGCATAGAGACCAACATTGCAGCATTCACTGAGTCATCTGCTAAACAACAAAGTAAACTGAATCGAGAGATGACACTGTTGTTGTAAAGGTCAGCTCACGAACACGTCTGTGATCCCATTTAACCCCATTGGTATTCAGCGAATGCTTATTTGCGTCCACAATGGAGAATCTCGGCATACTGTGCTGTGCCTTGAATACATTTCTACTCAACATGTTATCAAACACTGAGTGAGGTCGATGCAGAGTTAACAATGCATGAAAGCGTGATAGATTTCAGACAGTGACAATGGCGCTGTACACGAGTAAGGCCAGGTAACACCACGTGGGACACTGAGAGGAGAGGTAATCTCTCTGCAGGAACAGTCCACAAGGTGACAATAAATTGACAGTTGCAGGTGGTGTGACATGAACGATCCCGAGGCGGCTGGAGACTTGAGGTGAGGTTAAGCCTCGAGACTGAACATGACAGGTGTCCGGTGTTTAACCCTCTAAGAGGTTGACATCCAATCAAGTCAAGACAGAGATTACAACTGTTTGGGTTTGAGAGGTCAACAGCAGTGTGGCATCTATTATAAAGTGTTATGTCTTCATATAAAGCCTTTATATGCATATTTTCTCAACGTAATCTGTTTACAAAAAACTGCATGGGGATTATTGAATTCAAACTGTTTTGTCAAACTTGTATTTTCAAGGTTAAACATGAACTTACATCGAGCCCACCTGGACAACAACTCCTCCAAGAGCTATGATTAAATGATGCATGACAACTGAGCAAACTCCTCTCCTTGTGAAGTGGTTGAAAGCCCCAGAAAAGCTTTCAAGCTTGCACTTGTTTGTATATAATAATGCCTCTGGCTTCATCCGGCGCTGGCACAGAATATAAAAAAACGTCCTTTTAACCCGTTCACATCCCCTGACCATGGATGTAACTTTTATATGATGTCTAGATCTGTGATCACTGTCATCTGACGTCACCCAAATGCTCAAACTAATTTGATTGGATGTCTATAAGCCAATCAAGGTGTTCCACATCATCTTAAGTGGACAGCAGGTAGAGCCACACCCTTTGTGGTGCAATCAGGTGCAATCAATCATAATGTTATGGTACATCAATTGATTTTAACTGTATttactttatattatttatgcATGTTAAAATGTCACATCAAAGATGTATTGCTTTTTTTTCAACATTAATCCATTAGCATTATCGGGGATCTGAATGTCACCAGAAGCAAAGTACGGGTTTAATTAAGGATTTATTATGTCTCAAAGCTCTATTTCCATGTATATGTGGACAGTGAAACCCTTAAAATGACATGTTTGAGCTTCACTGAGCAGCAAAATAATGTATTTGACAAAATACATTCACAGTGAATTTTGTCAAATACATTCACTGTGAATGAATTTTTGAAAGAGGTGGGATTTCTTGTGTCCAGTATACTTcaacttttaaaatataattttttttcaaagaagaATATTTCTTCTTAAAGTCATCAAGATATAATTAACCCATTCACACGCATTAATGATGTTATTTCAGAAAAAACAATGGAGTTGAGAATGTGTGTATCCTGATGCTATGGCATGGTGATACTGGTGCAACCGCCTACGGAGAAGGTATCACATtatttgctcaaggacacttcagcgTGAGTCCCAGTCGTGTCTTAAACTGGACAAATAAAACTAGGGGACTTTCTTGAGCTGCCTTTATTTGCCATCAATAGTTAATTAAAGCATTCAGGGAGGCTGTGTCGTGAGAGGATGATACTGTCTGTCAGCCAACATGCAGGAACCTTATCGGCACGTCCCAGACAGTACAGTCTCCTCACAACTTTGATGTACGATGCAATTACTAAACTAATAAAAGCTTCAAGTGGAAACACGGTtcctgtggtggtggtggaggtggtgcatcAACCCGCCTGCTGCATTGACATCATTATCGCTTCCTAATCAGCGTTTAGAGGAGACGATGGGAACACCGTCCAGTCTTATTTCATACGAGAAGCTCTGCTGACACCGACTGGAACTTCGAAGCCCACTTTAGTCTGCACCTGGATAATCTGCGGTCCACCGTGACGTCATTGATGAATAGACTTCAGTTATTCACAGACAAATAAACAATGTTAAAGGGAGATTTGCTCAAAGATCTATTCATGTacacgtgtctctctctctcaaacatttACTCAAGTGAGGTAAATTACAgaatttgattatttttatgtttaggCTATATTCATACCTCATACTTCTACTTCACCCCACTTTAGTCAATAGTTTACTTTTTACCTCACTCAATTTatgtaaaacactttttttagaTTAAGAGTTTATATTTAAGATTATAAAATATCCCTTATTCCAGATTAAATGGCACTTTGACCAATGGCTAAATGAAAGTTGGCTGCACTAATAACAAATCCTGTTCGAATTTGTTTTTACAAACGCGTTTATAGTTTTGGGTGCAGGACTTTTACATGAAATGCAGTATCTTATACTGCACTTTGACTAAAGTAAATTATTTGAGTacttccacctctctctcctgttgGTGGTGTTGTATTGTTTTCCTTTCATGCTGCTGGCAGTGCGGAAGCCTCCATCAAACAACTGCAGTCTCATTATCGCCCACAGAGCCATTTTGTGTTCGGAATCGCCCTTTATAGTGTGTTCTGCTTATTTTAACATCCATACTCTATATACGAATCTACTATATCATGCATAATAATACCATTGCAGGTATAATACAACCACACGCTTTCGAGGGTTTTGGTGTGTGCAGCGTGGAGATGGGAGACAATACAGTATAGTGGCATCAAGCGTGTACAGTATACTGCAGCGTCAGCGTTAAATGAAACAACTTCTGAGCAGTCGAACGAGAGAAGTGTGTCgcagagaaaaaacaaagatCACAGCGGCCATCAACGTGTCGGGATGCAATGAGGAGCATGTCGGTAGAACACCTGCCCATGCGGATCGCCTCAGTCGGAGACTGAGGAAGCCCCCGAGCCCGACTCCAGGAATCAGGGTCGATGCTGTCTCCAGTCTTTGTGTCAAACATGCAGACGGTGCGTTTTCAGGAAGAAACGCTCCGAGATTCCTGCAGCACAGTTCCGACTGAGGGGGTTTCCCTTCAGAgcaaggcggaggaggagaaagagagtcCTGAGGCTGGaaggtgactctctctctctctctctctcctctctctctctcccatcagaTACAGTAGTGTACGTGTGCTGGCAGAACCGCGGCTGGAGACTGTGCACCAGGGTCCAGTTAGGTGTTTGGACGGGATTTTTTTGTACTGGACAGATATTGTATGAGCGGAGCTGAATATGTTTGGGAACTGGAGAATTGTGTTGTCGCGCACGTGCAGCACCAGCAGCTTCCTTTTGATTTGGATCCTCGTCGGCTTGAGAGCGGTGGAGGTGGCGGGGTCCCAGCAAGGGATCCCTCTGTCAGTGTGAGTGAGAAGCAGCTGGGCAACTTTGTTTCACGTGGAATGAACTCAAGTTGATCTTGGGCATGCACGACATGACGTTAGAAGTTCAGCATTTTTTAATAACCTTTTTAATTTTCATAAGgagttttttttaactgttatGAGGGATTCTTTTCTCTGAGTGCATCTGATTCATTCACCTTGTGCAGTTTTGGTTCTCGCTCCTCTACCAGCAGTTTAGGTGCATCTCAACACTTATTGGAGAACAGGGATACTGTTGGAAGGATGGAACAAGCAGTTACAGATGGAGTAACAAACAAATCACAGATATAGAAATACAAAATAGTGCATGTTGATGAAACTTCTAGCAAAGAGGTTACGACTATATAACTCTCCTCTTTGTTTTATGTTATATAATAGCATTATATACTATTAATAATTTGCCATACACATGATATGTGTAAATACTGTGTTCGACCAAAAAGTACAGTTTTATATCTCATGATCATaatgaacattttttttaatgtatattcaTTTAAATTGATAAAGAGCAAGCAATTGATGTATAACTCTCTCAAACTTTTCCAATAACTTTAAATGGGTTAAATCACAATTGTTCAGGCCTTTACGAGTGTGATCTAAACATGCTCAATTTGTTTACATATCACAACAATAATAGTGATACACATT
Proteins encoded:
- the LOC130208385 gene encoding parapinopsin-like gives rise to the protein MQPSVYFLNASYYVGPHEEPALSRTGFIMLSIIMAIFTGPAIILNATVIIVSLMHKQLRQPLNYALVNMAVADLGTAMTGGVLSVVNNAQGYFSLRRTGCVMEGFSVALFGITSLCTVALIAVERMFVVCKPLGQILFQKKHAVRGIALSWSWSLTWNLPPLFGWGRYELEGVGTSCAPDWDNRDPQNVSYILAYFAVCFAVPFALILASYTKLMWTLHQVSKMACLEDGAVAKEERKVASMVVLMVLTSMISWLPYAGLAMLVVYNPDVEVHPLVGTVPVYLAKSSTVFNPVIYIFLNKQFRKYAVPFLLCGKEPSLDDEASEATTAVEVANKVSPA